The genomic region ACGACGCCACCAATCATACAAGGCCTCATTCTCGACATTCCCATCTTTCCAGCGATAGAGTGGATTCCCCCATCGCTGTCCGGTTTCACTGAAATAATCCGGCGGAACTCCGGCCACATGAACTGGAAGACTGGTCATAGGATCAAGTTCAAAACATGTTTGATTTGCCCAGACATCAACACTATCCTGACCAACATATATCGGCAGATCCCCAATCAACAAAATCCCTTTACTATGAGCATAATCACGCAACTGAAACCATTGCCGGAAAAAGATAAACTGCTCAAACTGAAAACAAGCGACTGTCTCTGGATATTTTTCCTGAATACCACGAAGGGCCGACGAATCTCTGCGCCGCAGGGGATCAGGCCACTCAGACCAAGGTTTTTCCCCATCATGCTCACGAATCGTCATAAACAACGCATAATCTAGCAACCACTCGGACTCAGATTGACAAAAATCACGAAAAGCAACCTCTAATCCAGAGCCCTCAATGCGGGTAAAAGCCTTCCGCAACATGACCTCCTTGCTCTCAATCACGTTAGGGAAATCAACCACGTATTCAGAAAAATTTCGCTTTCCCTCAAGTTCCTTCGCCTCAAGTAATCCATCTTGCATCAACAACTCGGGACTAATCAAAAGTGAATTACCAGCGAGGGCTGAAAGGCTCATATAGGGCGAACAGCCAAAAACTTGATTAACAGGCCCGAGAGGAAGAATTTGCCAATGACGTTGCCCTGCATCCGCCAAAAAATCGACAAATTTAATCGCACCAGGTCCGAGGTCTCCTATTCCATAGTGGCTTGGCAGCGACGTTATATGGAGTAAGATTCCACTTGACCTGCTTTTAATACCGATTTTTTTTTTAATTTTATCTGTGCGCGTCGCCATAACAATACTTATCCTTTATTTCATGATGCACTTGATTAATCACGTATCGTGTGATGGCATCACAAATTAATAAGCCTGTGATACCATCAGCTGTATCTTTAAAAAAGATATCTTCAAAAAAAAATCGCCTGTCAAGCTCTGAAAAACAAATAACCCTCAAATATAAGGTGTTACAAAACTATCACTACTATTTTTTCTTTGCACAAAGTGATTTTTTAGTTGCTTTTTACTAACGACATTTTTATAATAAGTATTTTTCGTGCTTGCCATCCAAGGCAATCGTACCCCTGCCCCTAACCCCTTAATTATTCGGGAGAAAACACTTCGTGCCTGCCGAGATCAAAGCCAAGCTCCTTGAGGTCAGCAAAGAAGATGGGCAGATTTCGATCGCCTATCTTAACAGCCTCATCCCAGAAGAAAAAACCGCAGAATTCATTGATGAAATCTTCGATTTCCTTAATCAACAAAATATCGAGGTCGTCACTCAAGAAAAATCTGATCAAAAGAAGAAAGACTCCGACGACTACTCAGAGGAAGACAGTGACTTTCTAATATTCCAGGCTGAGTCAGGACCAGACGGGCCGGACCTTCAGGAACCGGAGGAAACCACCACCACCTACCTCCGGGAGATGGGGCGCTTCGAGCTGTTAACCCCCGAAGAAGAAGAAAAATACAGTAAAGCTATCCGTAGTGGTTTTGACGCCATCATCGAAGCTATCCGCACAGATGATTCAGGTGTGCCAGAAACCCAGCTTTTAGTTGGCAGAATCGCCCTGTGGGAAAAACGTGACCCCACTCTGAAGCCAAAAAAACAACACCTTAACTTCATGGTACGCACAATAGCCTCCACTGCTGCCAAATACCCTGAAATCGGTACACTTTCGGTCATGAATCAGAAAATCGCCAGCTACACTCGCAACATCGAGTGGGCCAAAGATGCCATGATCAAGGCCAACTTGAGGCTTGTAGTCAGCATAGCCAAGCGCTATATGCACCAAGGCCTGAGCTTAGCCGACTTAATCCAAGAAGGCAACCTGGGACTGATGCGCGCTGTTTTTCGTTTCGACTACACCAAGGGTAATAAATTCAGCACCTACGCCAGCTGGTGGATCAGACAAGCTATAACTCGCGCCATTCTTGATAAAACTAGAACCATCCGCCTGCCCGTTCACTTTCTTGAACTCAGAAGCCAATTCTTTAAGGCCTTCTACTCACTATTAAAAGAGCTGGGCCGAGAACCTACCCCAATCGAGATTTCAGAAAAGACCGGCCTGCCCATGGATAAGATCTTGGCTATCCTTGAGGCATCAAGAGAGCCGATTTCCCTCGAGACTCCTGTTGGCGACGATGACAGCACCTTAGGTGATTTCCTTGAGAACAAGGACTCCGCCTCCCCGTACGAATCAGTCAAAAACAACGAACTCGCAGACCGGGTCAAAAGCATTCTCATGACCTTAAGCCCCCGAGAGGAAAAAATTATTCGCCTCCGCTTCGGCATCGGCGAAGAGGCTGAATACACGTTGGAAGAGATCGGCAAACGCTTCAACGTCTCTCGAGAACGTATTCGTCAAATCGAAAAAAAGGCATTAAACCGATTGCGCCACTCCAGTCGCCG from Desulfobulbaceae bacterium harbors:
- the malQ gene encoding 4-alpha-glucanotransferase → MATRTDKIKKKIGIKSRSSGILLHITSLPSHYGIGDLGPGAIKFVDFLADAGQRHWQILPLGPVNQVFGCSPYMSLSALAGNSLLISPELLMQDGLLEAKELEGKRNFSEYVVDFPNVIESKEVMLRKAFTRIEGSGLEVAFRDFCQSESEWLLDYALFMTIREHDGEKPWSEWPDPLRRRDSSALRGIQEKYPETVACFQFEQFIFFRQWFQLRDYAHSKGILLIGDLPIYVGQDSVDVWANQTCFELDPMTSLPVHVAGVPPDYFSETGQRWGNPLYRWKDGNVENEALYDWWRRRFRLKARMVDSVRIDHFRGFESYWQIPAHENTAVNGRWIKGPGVKFFKKIADDIASLPIIAEDLGIITPEVIKLRDALGFPGMKILQFAFDSDPENLYLPHNFDSVNCVVFTGTHDNNTVFGWYLEDASEETRVRVRRYAHTDGREIHWDLIRLAFSSVASTALVPLQDILGFGGDCRMNMPGTAHGNWSWRCADHFLTEELAEKLRDESEFYGRKR
- a CDS encoding sigma-70 family RNA polymerase sigma factor; translation: MPAEIKAKLLEVSKEDGQISIAYLNSLIPEEKTAEFIDEIFDFLNQQNIEVVTQEKSDQKKKDSDDYSEEDSDFLIFQAESGPDGPDLQEPEETTTTYLREMGRFELLTPEEEEKYSKAIRSGFDAIIEAIRTDDSGVPETQLLVGRIALWEKRDPTLKPKKQHLNFMVRTIASTAAKYPEIGTLSVMNQKIASYTRNIEWAKDAMIKANLRLVVSIAKRYMHQGLSLADLIQEGNLGLMRAVFRFDYTKGNKFSTYASWWIRQAITRAILDKTRTIRLPVHFLELRSQFFKAFYSLLKELGREPTPIEISEKTGLPMDKILAILEASREPISLETPVGDDDSTLGDFLENKDSASPYESVKNNELADRVKSILMTLSPREEKIIRLRFGIGEEAEYTLEEIGKRFNVSRERIRQIEKKALNRLRHSSRRDKLKPYTDTQTIY